The following are encoded in a window of Saccharothrix longispora genomic DNA:
- a CDS encoding trehalase-like domain-containing protein translates to MNWQTTFDSRQETATAVVRPREGVVILLELHCGATDLSEATSGGPERRARAHRSNWTATLRCFYDCQVVLGRGWVAVRRRKSSRLM, encoded by the coding sequence ATGAACTGGCAAACCACTTTCGACAGTCGGCAGGAGACCGCCACCGCGGTCGTCCGGCCACGCGAGGGCGTGGTGATCCTGCTGGAATTACACTGCGGCGCCACCGACCTGTCCGAGGCCACTTCCGGTGGGCCCGAGCGGCGCGCCCGCGCACACCGGTCGAACTGGACCGCCACACTGAGATGCTTCTATGACTGTCAAGTGGTGCTTGGCCGTGGCTGGGTGGCGGTGAGGAGGCGGAAGAGTTCGCGGCTGATGTAG
- a CDS encoding transposase — translation MSGRTITAIAAWRTPAGATTTRAVCRAEAIRLARRIRALDGELAANHAALTAAVTAQAPELLQICGIGPVVAATVPHAWSHPGRVHSEPAFAALTGVAPLPASSGNTKRCRLNRSGDRRLNRALHTVALTRLGHDPRTRAYLTRRTAQGHTRRETIRILKRYISRELFRLLTATQPRPSTT, via the coding sequence TTGTCCGGCAGGACGATCACTGCGATCGCCGCCTGGCGCACACCCGCCGGCGCCACCACGACTCGGGCCGTCTGCCGGGCAGAGGCGATCCGTCTGGCCCGTCGCATCCGCGCCCTCGACGGTGAACTGGCCGCCAACCACGCCGCCCTGACCGCGGCGGTCACCGCCCAGGCCCCCGAACTGCTCCAGATCTGCGGGATCGGCCCCGTCGTCGCCGCGACCGTGCCGCACGCCTGGTCGCACCCAGGCCGCGTCCACTCCGAGCCCGCGTTCGCCGCCCTGACCGGAGTCGCCCCACTGCCGGCCTCGTCGGGCAACACCAAGCGGTGCCGCCTCAACCGCAGCGGGGACCGACGACTCAACCGGGCCCTCCACACCGTCGCCCTGACCCGGCTCGGACACGACCCACGCACCCGCGCCTACCTCACCCGCCGCACCGCCCAAGGCCACACCCGACGCGAGACCATCCGCATCCTCAAGCGCTACATCAGCCGCGAACTCTTCCGCCTCCTCACCGCCACCCAGCCACGGCCAAGCACCACTTGA
- a CDS encoding DUF6247 family protein encodes MASPAASMPSGGDPVAPAADPVAIRAALTPMLVAEFDREWELVLERAKVSKDLAGIRDLLGKWRHIAYGELRDPGSYYRMLAKAEQVQRLGANPDAVSLEEMKALLRRRQGRAE; translated from the coding sequence ATGGCCTCTCCTGCTGCGTCGATGCCCTCCGGTGGCGATCCGGTGGCGCCTGCGGCTGATCCGGTGGCGATCCGGGCCGCTCTGACGCCGATGCTGGTGGCGGAGTTCGACCGTGAGTGGGAGTTGGTGTTGGAGCGGGCCAAGGTGTCGAAGGACTTGGCCGGGATACGGGATCTGTTGGGCAAGTGGCGGCACATCGCCTACGGCGAGCTGCGCGACCCGGGCTCGTACTACCGGATGTTGGCCAAGGCCGAGCAGGTCCAGCGCCTGGGTGCCAATCCGGACGCGGTGTCGTTGGAGGAGATGAAGGCGCTGCTGCGTCGGCGTCAGGGGCGGGCCGAGTAG
- a CDS encoding DUF488 domain-containing protein, whose product MREVPGVVGVGYEGLDVEGFVSRLTDLGVRVLADVRLTPISRKRGFSKRALAETLSEAGVEYLHLRELGNPKDNRPGFAGDDVALSRARGRYADLLDVGAADSALDRLAVLAGEWRVAVMCFEADEERCHRHVVLEAVRARLDPVSV is encoded by the coding sequence GTGCGAGAGGTGCCGGGTGTGGTGGGTGTCGGGTACGAGGGCCTGGACGTGGAGGGCTTCGTGTCCCGGCTGACCGACCTCGGCGTACGAGTCCTGGCGGATGTCCGGTTGACGCCGATCTCGCGCAAGCGTGGCTTCAGCAAGCGTGCGTTGGCCGAGACGCTGTCCGAGGCCGGGGTGGAGTACCTGCATCTGCGCGAGTTGGGCAACCCGAAGGACAACCGGCCGGGGTTCGCCGGTGACGACGTGGCGTTGTCGCGGGCTCGTGGGCGGTACGCGGACCTGCTGGATGTGGGGGCCGCGGACAGTGCTCTGGACCGGCTGGCGGTGCTGGCGGGGGAGTGGCGTGTGGCGGTGATGTGCTTCGAGGCTGACGAGGAGCGTTGTCACCGGCACGTGGTGCTGGAGGCGGTTCGTGCCCGTCTGGATCCGGTGTCGGTCTAG